From one Ochrobactrum vermis genomic stretch:
- a CDS encoding TRAP transporter large permease, with amino-acid sequence MTGFLIAGGSLALVILRQPMVLMLAFAVICLHQFVARNSSVEFFIQDLWFTVDRDVLLPIPMFILAGNIMSKGVIAQRLINIMIELTANIRGGLAVATILACAVFAAISGSSIVTLAAIGSIMYPALLKEGYSKQLSLGLLCSGGTLGILIPPSIPMMLYGIITDTSIVKLFMGGIGPGILMTAFFVIYCVIVAPISARGNFSLPRLLNALKRGGPAMFLPVLLLGGIYTGYFTATEAAVVSLVYALIVEGLVYRDLTMKGFSEMLGESIRLFGTLLPLLAIAGSFNTILDYEGIPKMMVEWLSQWITNPITAGLTLNIILLIAGCFMDIGSAILILSPLLLPLMQAQGYDPVHVGVITTVNLEIGYITPPVGMNLFVAMSVFRESFSTIVRGALPFVILMLIPLLITTYVPQIVMFFVR; translated from the coding sequence ATGACCGGCTTCTTGATTGCGGGCGGCAGTCTGGCCCTCGTTATACTACGCCAGCCCATGGTGCTGATGCTTGCCTTTGCAGTGATCTGTCTACATCAGTTCGTAGCGCGCAATTCATCGGTCGAATTCTTCATTCAGGATTTGTGGTTCACGGTTGATCGCGATGTGCTTCTGCCGATCCCCATGTTCATCCTTGCGGGCAACATCATGAGCAAGGGCGTCATTGCGCAGCGCCTGATCAACATCATGATAGAACTGACGGCCAATATTCGTGGCGGTCTTGCGGTGGCGACAATTCTGGCCTGTGCGGTTTTCGCAGCTATTTCAGGCTCATCCATCGTCACGCTCGCCGCCATCGGCTCAATCATGTATCCGGCGCTGCTGAAGGAAGGCTACTCCAAACAATTGTCGCTTGGCCTGCTATGTTCAGGCGGGACACTCGGCATCCTGATTCCCCCATCAATTCCCATGATGCTCTACGGCATCATCACCGATACTTCGATTGTTAAACTCTTCATGGGTGGCATCGGCCCTGGCATCCTCATGACGGCCTTCTTCGTGATCTATTGCGTAATCGTCGCCCCGATCTCGGCTCGTGGCAATTTCTCACTGCCTCGTCTCCTGAATGCGCTGAAACGCGGTGGCCCGGCCATGTTCCTTCCAGTTCTGCTACTTGGAGGTATCTATACCGGCTATTTTACGGCAACCGAAGCAGCCGTGGTTTCACTCGTCTACGCTCTTATCGTCGAAGGGCTGGTCTATCGAGACCTGACGATGAAAGGCTTCTCGGAAATGCTGGGGGAATCCATCCGCCTGTTCGGCACGCTTCTGCCACTTCTCGCCATCGCGGGCAGCTTCAACACCATTCTCGACTATGAAGGCATCCCGAAGATGATGGTCGAGTGGTTGAGCCAGTGGATCACCAATCCGATCACGGCGGGGTTAACACTGAACATCATCTTGCTGATTGCGGGTTGCTTCATGGACATTGGTTCCGCGATTCTGATCCTGTCGCCGCTACTGCTGCCGCTGATGCAGGCCCAGGGCTACGATCCCGTACATGTCGGCGTCATTACTACGGTCAATCTGGAGATCGGTTACATCACGCCTCCAGTCGGCATGAATCTATTCGTGGCAATGAGCGTTTTCAGGGAAAGCTTTTCGACCATAGTACGCGGTGCGCTGCCTTTCGTCATCCTGATGCTGATCCCCCTGCTGATCACCACCTATGTGCCGCAGATTGTCATGTTTTTTGTCCGCTGA
- a CDS encoding TRAP transporter substrate-binding protein yields MQTITRIALLGSLAATVAMTGTAQATETLRIAGSLRPGSMMMGIIQTFIDNFNAQSGDDYKIGYQLVANDQEMTQQVIRGRLEIGTSGLAATAVSLPPVAVMSMPYLWDNDAQRRWATDNVVRPALEQIFEDNGLVLIGLGDAGWSNLFCKSTCTTPDDIASQRFRVPPAASARAFWENIGVNGVQLSLPDFFTGLEQGMVEGGDLPFTFYVTTPAAQFAKNYVTTHQYHHEQGFFINKRVYDGLPPKIQDLLKSAMPSTDEMRQRQDADEKVQVGKFEANGGKFVLLTEEQQKRWADKAGDTHSGLLSTLPTAAQTLYQTVQTGKRQYAENK; encoded by the coding sequence ATGCAGACAATCACGAGGATCGCGCTGCTTGGCTCTCTGGCCGCAACGGTCGCAATGACTGGAACAGCGCAGGCGACTGAAACCCTACGCATCGCCGGATCACTGCGGCCAGGTTCGATGATGATGGGCATCATCCAGACATTCATCGACAATTTCAACGCGCAGAGCGGTGACGACTACAAGATCGGGTACCAGCTCGTCGCCAACGATCAGGAAATGACCCAACAGGTCATCCGTGGCCGTCTTGAAATCGGCACCAGCGGACTGGCGGCGACCGCAGTATCGCTTCCCCCTGTCGCAGTGATGTCCATGCCCTATCTGTGGGACAATGACGCACAACGCCGTTGGGCCACGGATAACGTTGTGCGTCCTGCACTTGAACAAATTTTCGAGGATAATGGGCTGGTTCTAATCGGGCTTGGCGATGCTGGCTGGTCAAACCTTTTCTGCAAGTCCACCTGCACAACCCCCGATGATATTGCAAGCCAGCGTTTTCGGGTCCCGCCCGCAGCATCGGCTCGCGCGTTCTGGGAGAACATCGGTGTCAACGGCGTCCAGCTTTCCCTGCCGGATTTCTTTACTGGGCTGGAGCAAGGTATGGTTGAGGGTGGCGACCTGCCCTTCACCTTCTATGTGACAACACCCGCCGCCCAGTTCGCCAAGAATTATGTAACCACCCATCAGTACCATCACGAACAGGGATTTTTCATCAACAAGCGCGTCTATGACGGACTACCGCCTAAGATTCAGGACCTGCTCAAATCAGCAATGCCGTCCACCGATGAGATGCGGCAGCGCCAGGATGCTGACGAGAAAGTACAAGTCGGTAAATTCGAAGCCAATGGTGGCAAGTTCGTGCTCTTAACTGAAGAACAGCAGAAGAGGTGGGCAGACAAGGCAGGCGATACACATAGCGGCCTGCTTTCCACACTGCCGACAGCCGCGCAAACCCTCTATCAGACAGTTCAGACCGGCAAGCGGCAATACGCCGAAAATAAATAG
- a CDS encoding SDR family NAD(P)-dependent oxidoreductase, with protein sequence MNRNAIVTGGSRGIGRAIALGLAQRGFNLALHDMEPQKEYLLETVKAVEALGRRCVPVFADVSDLAECQRATQESIDALGHIDVLVNNAGILKMATIEEMTPELWDQTFAVNTRGVFQMTQAVIAHMKKRRYGRIVNIASLAARTGGPGQAHYSASKSAVVGFTRVCSMEFAGDGITVNAVCPGIIKTEMGMNNLREPEKIAYFEKVTDVHRLGEPEDVVGPVAFFASDDCAFVTGQALNVDGGIFYS encoded by the coding sequence ATGAACAGGAATGCCATCGTAACCGGCGGAAGCCGCGGTATCGGACGCGCAATAGCTTTGGGGCTTGCGCAGCGCGGTTTCAATCTCGCGCTTCATGATATGGAGCCACAGAAGGAATATCTTCTTGAAACCGTGAAAGCCGTTGAAGCTCTCGGTCGCCGCTGTGTGCCGGTTTTCGCAGATGTGAGTGATTTGGCTGAATGTCAGCGGGCGACACAGGAATCCATCGATGCACTTGGCCATATTGACGTGCTGGTCAATAATGCCGGCATTCTGAAAATGGCAACGATCGAGGAGATGACGCCTGAACTCTGGGACCAGACCTTTGCGGTTAATACCCGTGGTGTATTTCAGATGACGCAAGCTGTCATCGCTCATATGAAGAAGCGGCGTTACGGACGTATCGTGAATATCGCTTCGCTGGCCGCCCGGACCGGCGGGCCAGGCCAAGCGCATTATTCAGCCTCAAAATCCGCTGTCGTCGGGTTTACGCGCGTCTGCTCAATGGAGTTTGCCGGAGATGGAATTACCGTTAATGCTGTTTGTCCGGGCATCATCAAGACCGAGATGGGAATGAACAATCTGCGGGAGCCCGAAAAGATAGCGTATTTTGAGAAGGTCACAGATGTGCACCGGCTAGGCGAGCCTGAGGATGTCGTCGGACCGGTTGCTTTCTTCGCCTCTGACGATTGCGCCTTTGTCACCGGGCAGGCACTCAACGTCGATGGCGGTATTTTCTACAGCTGA
- a CDS encoding carbohydrate kinase family protein — MAAEFDVSVCGSYILDICGFPVTDIPPGGSVSLIEEISMTVAGTAGGTVVPCARLGLKSQAFGAVGNDEKGSWVLNSLQMESIDTSHMLRLDGVQTSATILPIRPDGSRPAIHARGASAQWVMTPEAQAAAIKCKVVHLGGVNSIIAMQGEPSIALLKSAKSAGCITTLDLISARNDTWALVEPLLPYVDFFMPSIDESAMMTGTDDPEACARFFLSKGAGACAISLGADGSYFLNKEGRQFALPAFAVKVKDTSGCGDSYTGGFIAGLVRDWDVEDCAKLATATSAIVATGLGSGANLVSFEKTVEAMNSLPVLKH, encoded by the coding sequence ATGGCCGCTGAGTTCGATGTAAGTGTATGTGGTAGTTATATTCTGGATATCTGCGGGTTTCCGGTAACCGATATCCCGCCGGGCGGCAGCGTTTCTCTTATCGAAGAAATCAGTATGACCGTCGCGGGAACAGCTGGAGGCACAGTGGTTCCATGCGCACGCCTGGGTCTTAAATCCCAAGCATTCGGTGCAGTCGGTAATGACGAGAAAGGGAGCTGGGTTCTCAATTCTTTACAAATGGAAAGTATTGATACGTCGCATATGCTGCGTTTGGACGGCGTGCAAACATCGGCCACGATCCTGCCAATCCGTCCTGATGGTTCGCGACCTGCAATTCACGCACGCGGTGCCTCCGCTCAATGGGTGATGACACCTGAAGCGCAGGCCGCAGCGATCAAATGCAAGGTTGTACATCTTGGCGGCGTCAATTCGATCATCGCCATGCAGGGGGAGCCTTCCATCGCACTTCTGAAGTCTGCCAAATCTGCCGGTTGTATTACGACCCTCGACCTGATTTCTGCGCGCAATGATACCTGGGCGCTGGTTGAGCCGCTGCTTCCATATGTCGATTTTTTCATGCCAAGCATTGATGAGTCGGCCATGATGACAGGCACCGACGATCCCGAGGCTTGCGCCCGTTTCTTCCTTTCAAAAGGTGCTGGGGCTTGTGCTATCTCGCTTGGCGCAGATGGTTCTTACTTCTTGAATAAGGAAGGACGGCAGTTCGCTCTTCCCGCATTTGCTGTGAAAGTGAAGGATACATCTGGCTGCGGAGATTCCTATACCGGCGGATTTATCGCCGGATTAGTACGAGACTGGGATGTCGAGGACTGCGCGAAGCTTGCCACAGCGACATCCGCCATTGTTGCTACCGGGTTGGGCTCGGGTGCGAATCTTGTTTCTTTTGAGAAAACTGTTGAAGCGATGAACTCGTTGCCGGTCTTGAAACACTGA